The proteins below are encoded in one region of Aquisphaera giovannonii:
- a CDS encoding PAS domain-containing protein, whose amino-acid sequence MEPPDTEANEASHPPAGDGEMAARVRAFDWSATPLGPPAGWPRSLRTIVDLLLAHPMPSIVLWGPDLIQIYNDGYARIAAGKHPAALGQPTRECWPEAWHINGPIYERVLARGESVLLEDRLIPLARQGVLEDAYFTLTYSPARDDDGRIGGVFLTVIETTAKVRAERERDRQDAHRRRAEERLRDSESRYRAFVRASSDLVYRMSPDWTELREQDGGGFLARAESPSRSWLDDYILPEDRPHILAAIRDSIEGKRPFDLEHRVIRADGTVGWTHSRAVPILDDRGEIVEWFGAARDVTDRRRAEEVLRASEERDAFLLRLSDAMRPLADPAEVLTTASRLLGEHLGVNRALYAEIEGEGDARECLVRGQYASRVSPFPGRASYSAFSDRGIGERLRRGEPLVVSDASTDPTIGAPQRAAWLAAEIRSTVTVPLVKQGRDVAVFAVHGARPREWTAAEVELVREVAERTWAAAERAEAQAALRESRRQLARELEDAKTLQRVSSLLIEDEAGGDLHEQILDAAMAILRADFGSIQLFDAGSGELHLLGWRGFHPDSAEFWRTVSIRSGTSCALALRHGERAIVPDAHAAGSPLGAESLRHFALSGIVAMQSTPLTTRDGQLVGMISTHWREVHTPGPRELRLLDVLAREAADFFERRRVREALRRGESRLRMALAASRMGMWTWDVARDAHRRDANLNALLGLDRVETVRPLGDFLARMDPGDRGPAREAFEEAARRGRPLGVEFRVVRPDGGVRWLRDQGDASGEGADGDLRLAGVCVDVTDLKEAQAALRRANEELEDQVARRTAALAEAMAQRAELTRRLAAAQEEERLRISRELHDSIGQLVAGLMLSLKAVETAEALPPSLGGKLADARSLVDEVGREVHALAMRLRPTSLDDIGLDAALGQLVSDWSARSGVPAAYQAAGLDAGRLPSEIETTVYRIVQEALTNATKHAGAGRVSVVVTRTAGHVTAVVEDDGAGFDPDATQGGRLGLAGMRERADLVGGELLVESGPGSGTVIVVRIPAPGDDGR is encoded by the coding sequence ATGGAACCGCCCGACACCGAGGCGAACGAGGCGTCGCATCCCCCCGCGGGGGACGGCGAGATGGCCGCGCGGGTACGCGCGTTCGACTGGTCCGCGACGCCCCTGGGGCCCCCGGCCGGCTGGCCGCGCAGCCTGCGGACGATCGTGGACCTGCTGCTGGCCCACCCGATGCCCTCGATCGTCCTCTGGGGCCCGGACCTGATCCAGATCTACAACGACGGCTACGCGCGGATCGCGGCCGGGAAGCATCCGGCCGCGCTGGGCCAGCCGACCCGGGAGTGCTGGCCCGAGGCCTGGCACATCAACGGCCCGATCTACGAGCGGGTGCTCGCCCGCGGCGAGTCCGTCCTCCTCGAGGACCGGCTCATCCCGCTCGCCCGCCAGGGTGTCCTGGAGGATGCCTACTTCACGCTCACCTATAGCCCCGCGCGCGACGACGACGGCCGGATCGGCGGCGTCTTCCTGACGGTCATCGAGACCACGGCCAAGGTGCGGGCCGAGCGGGAACGCGACCGCCAGGACGCCCACCGGCGGCGGGCCGAGGAGAGGCTGCGGGACAGCGAGAGTCGCTACCGGGCGTTCGTGAGGGCCTCGTCGGACCTGGTGTACCGGATGAGCCCGGACTGGACCGAGCTGCGGGAGCAGGACGGCGGCGGGTTCCTGGCGCGCGCCGAGAGCCCGAGCCGGTCCTGGCTCGACGACTACATCCTCCCCGAGGACCGGCCGCACATCCTCGCGGCCATCCGGGATTCGATCGAGGGGAAGCGCCCCTTCGACCTGGAGCACCGCGTCATCCGGGCGGACGGGACGGTCGGCTGGACGCACTCCCGGGCGGTCCCCATCCTGGACGACCGCGGCGAGATCGTCGAGTGGTTCGGCGCCGCCCGTGACGTGACGGATCGCAGGCGGGCCGAGGAGGTCCTCCGCGCGAGCGAGGAGCGGGACGCCTTCCTCCTGCGGCTCAGCGACGCGATGAGGCCGCTGGCCGACCCGGCGGAGGTCCTGACGACCGCGTCCCGCCTGCTGGGCGAGCACCTCGGCGTGAACCGGGCCCTGTACGCCGAGATCGAGGGGGAGGGCGATGCGCGGGAGTGCCTCGTCCGGGGCCAGTACGCGAGCCGGGTCTCGCCGTTCCCCGGGCGCGCGTCCTACTCCGCCTTCTCCGACCGCGGCATCGGAGAGCGGCTGCGGCGGGGCGAGCCGCTCGTGGTCTCCGACGCCTCGACCGACCCGACGATCGGCGCCCCCCAGCGGGCGGCCTGGCTGGCGGCGGAGATCCGCTCGACCGTCACCGTGCCGCTCGTCAAGCAGGGCCGGGACGTCGCGGTCTTCGCCGTGCATGGCGCGAGGCCCCGCGAGTGGACCGCCGCCGAGGTCGAGCTGGTGCGCGAGGTCGCCGAGCGGACCTGGGCCGCGGCCGAGCGCGCCGAGGCCCAGGCGGCCCTGCGCGAGAGCCGCCGGCAGCTCGCCCGCGAGCTGGAGGACGCGAAGACGCTCCAGCGGGTCAGCAGCCTGCTGATCGAGGACGAGGCGGGCGGGGACCTGCACGAGCAGATCCTCGACGCCGCGATGGCGATCCTGCGCGCGGATTTCGGCAGCATCCAGCTGTTCGACGCCGGCAGCGGCGAGCTGCACCTGCTCGGCTGGAGGGGCTTCCATCCCGACTCGGCCGAGTTCTGGCGCACCGTCTCGATCCGGTCCGGCACGAGCTGCGCGTTGGCCCTCCGGCACGGCGAGCGGGCGATCGTGCCGGACGCCCACGCCGCCGGCAGCCCCTTGGGCGCGGAGAGCCTGCGGCATTTCGCGCTCAGCGGGATCGTGGCCATGCAGTCGACGCCGCTGACGACCCGCGACGGGCAACTGGTCGGGATGATCTCCACGCACTGGCGCGAGGTGCACACCCCCGGCCCCAGGGAGCTGCGGCTGCTCGACGTCCTCGCCCGCGAGGCCGCAGACTTCTTCGAGCGCCGCCGCGTCCGGGAGGCGCTCCGCCGGGGCGAATCGCGGCTGCGGATGGCCCTCGCGGCGTCGCGGATGGGGATGTGGACCTGGGACGTCGCGCGCGACGCCCACCGCCGCGACGCGAACCTCAACGCCCTGCTCGGACTGGACCGCGTGGAGACCGTCCGGCCGCTCGGGGACTTCCTGGCCCGCATGGACCCGGGCGACCGCGGGCCCGCCCGCGAGGCGTTCGAGGAGGCGGCACGGCGGGGCCGGCCGCTGGGCGTCGAATTCCGCGTGGTCCGCCCGGACGGCGGCGTCCGGTGGCTGCGGGACCAGGGCGACGCCTCCGGCGAGGGGGCCGACGGGGACCTCCGGCTGGCCGGCGTGTGCGTGGACGTGACCGACCTGAAGGAGGCCCAGGCGGCCCTCCGGCGGGCCAACGAGGAGCTGGAGGACCAGGTGGCGAGGCGGACGGCCGCCCTCGCCGAGGCCATGGCCCAGCGCGCCGAGCTGACCCGCCGGCTCGCGGCCGCCCAGGAGGAGGAGCGACTCCGCATCTCCCGCGAGCTGCACGACTCGATCGGCCAGCTCGTCGCCGGCCTCATGCTCTCCCTGAAGGCGGTCGAGACCGCGGAGGCCCTCCCGCCCTCGCTGGGCGGGAAGCTGGCCGACGCCCGGAGCCTCGTCGACGAGGTGGGGCGGGAGGTGCACGCCCTGGCCATGCGGCTCCGGCCCACGTCCCTGGACGACATCGGCCTGGACGCCGCGCTCGGGCAGCTCGTGTCCGACTGGTCGGCCCGGTCCGGCGTCCCCGCCGCCTACCAGGCGGCCGGCCTCGACGCGGGCCGGCTGCCCTCGGAGATCGAGACGA
- a CDS encoding DUF4365 domain-containing protein, with translation MRVYSPRVLVVLYLPISPSRWLEHVEGSLVMRGSAYWVSLRGAPASDNRSSRTFRIPRHQVLSVEGLTGLMTRASRREEILYESRIAGAGPGKSREDAGH, from the coding sequence ATGCGGGTGTATTCGCCTCGCGTGCTGGTCGTCCTCTATCTGCCCATTTCTCCGTCCCGATGGCTTGAGCATGTCGAGGGCTCGCTGGTGATGCGGGGATCTGCGTATTGGGTGAGCTTGAGGGGGGCGCCGGCCAGCGACAATCGATCGTCTCGGACCTTTCGCATACCCAGGCATCAGGTACTCTCCGTCGAGGGCCTCACGGGGCTGATGACGCGAGCGTCGCGGAGGGAGGAGATCCTCTATGAGTCGCGGATCGCAGGCGCTGGACCTGGCAAATCGCGTGAGGACGCCGGCCATTGA